A genomic stretch from Pseudomonas alkylphenolica includes:
- a CDS encoding alpha/beta hydrolase family protein, translating into MGKFALLWMLCWLGIAGMAQAEPAQHWSVGLHRLVFADPLDGRAMHALAFYPSSGPARISRIDGYRVDGNEGAPIAIGRYPLLMLSHGNTGTPLALHDLASALARRGFVVVAVTHPGDNAHDHRRLGTLSNLYGRPLQISAAITASLADPLLAPYVSGDQVGMIGYSAGGETALILSGAQPDLERLRRYCLERPLDADACKTNGVLIADRADLSAEADPRVHALLLMAPLSLMFGRHALAQVKVPALIYSGDKDQLLAIDKNAQALARKLPVTPNYRLLAGAGHFVFMAPCDEEQREHMAALCNDPDGVDREGIHLSLQAEAAHFFSRTLGRAGRLNTADQ; encoded by the coding sequence ATGGGCAAATTCGCGCTGTTGTGGATGCTGTGCTGGCTTGGCATTGCAGGCATGGCGCAGGCTGAGCCGGCGCAACACTGGAGCGTCGGCTTGCACCGGCTGGTGTTCGCCGACCCGCTGGATGGGCGAGCGATGCACGCACTGGCGTTCTATCCTTCCAGCGGCCCCGCGCGCATCAGCCGCATTGACGGTTATCGGGTTGATGGCAATGAAGGTGCGCCGATTGCCATTGGCCGCTACCCACTGTTGATGCTGTCTCACGGCAATACCGGTACGCCGCTGGCCTTGCATGACCTGGCCAGTGCATTGGCGCGTCGCGGTTTTGTGGTGGTGGCGGTCACCCATCCGGGCGACAACGCCCACGATCACCGTCGCCTGGGCACCTTGAGCAACCTTTATGGGCGGCCACTGCAAATCAGTGCCGCGATTACCGCAAGCCTTGCCGACCCTTTGCTGGCTCCCTATGTCAGTGGTGACCAGGTGGGCATGATCGGTTACTCGGCGGGGGGTGAAACCGCCTTGATACTGTCCGGCGCTCAACCCGACCTTGAGCGCCTGCGCCGATATTGCCTGGAGCGTCCGCTGGACGCCGATGCCTGCAAGACCAATGGTGTGCTGATCGCCGATCGTGCCGATCTGAGCGCCGAGGCGGACCCGCGTGTTCATGCATTGCTGCTGATGGCACCGTTGAGCTTGATGTTCGGCCGTCATGCCCTGGCCCAGGTGAAGGTCCCTGCATTGATCTACAGTGGCGACAAAGACCAGCTCCTGGCTATCGACAAGAATGCCCAGGCACTGGCGCGCAAACTACCGGTGACACCCAACTACCGGCTGCTGGCCGGGGCCGGGCATTTCGTCTTCATGGCACCGTGCGACGAGGAACAGCGTGAGCACATGGCAGCGCTGTGCAATGACCCCGACGGCGTCGACCGTGAAGGTATTCACTTGTCATTGCAGGCTGAAGCCGCGCACTTCTTCAGCCGCACCCTGGGTCGTGCCGGCCGCCTCAATACTGCCGATCAGTAA
- a CDS encoding FMN-dependent NADH-azoreductase, with amino-acid sequence MKLLHIDSSILGDNSASRQLSRSVVDAWKAADPSLEVVYRDLAADAISHFSAATLVAAGTPEALRDAAQQHEAQLSSETLQEFLAADAVVIAAPMYNFTVPTQLKAWIDRVAVAGQTFRYTEAGPEGLCGDKKVILVSTAGGLHAGQPTGAGHEDFLKVFLGFIGITDLEIVRAHGLAYGEEHRANALSAAQAQISNELFAAA; translated from the coding sequence ATGAAACTGTTGCATATCGATTCGAGCATCCTGGGCGACAATTCCGCCTCCCGTCAGCTGAGCCGCAGCGTAGTCGACGCCTGGAAAGCCGCCGATCCATCGCTGGAAGTGGTTTACCGTGATCTGGCTGCCGACGCCATCAGCCATTTCTCTGCCGCCACCCTGGTTGCCGCCGGTACCCCGGAAGCACTGCGTGATGCTGCACAGCAGCACGAAGCCCAGCTGAGCAGCGAAACCCTGCAGGAGTTTCTGGCTGCCGACGCGGTGGTGATCGCTGCGCCAATGTACAACTTCACCGTCCCGACTCAGCTCAAGGCTTGGATCGACCGCGTTGCGGTAGCCGGTCAGACCTTCCGCTACACCGAAGCCGGCCCTGAAGGCCTGTGTGGCGACAAGAAGGTGATCCTGGTGTCCACTGCCGGTGGTTTGCACGCAGGTCAACCGACCGGTGCCGGTCACGAGGACTTCCTCAAGGTGTTCCTCGGCTTCATCGGTATCACCGACCTGGAAATCGTGCGTGCCCACGGCCTGGCCTACGGCGAAGAGCATCGCGCCAATGCCCTGAGCGCTGCCCAGGCACAGATCAGCAACGAGCTGTTCGCTGCCGCCTGA
- a CDS encoding RHS repeat domain-containing protein, protein MLTYLYQHTPSLTVIDPRGLPARTIAYHRRDVEEDIAAHVHRQVFNAMGHLSQQWDPRLLELSEIAVGVQPNQTTLHSLSGQVLQSESVDAGWRVTCYDAAGLLCDSWDGREIHRRYHYDERMRPVSVFEHALEQCVERFTYAGSDEEDARNNRSGRLIRHDDQAGSLWYEHYGLLTQPLTETRRFCKSLTPPNWPASEADLQDKTYTTHWRHDALGAVVERTDALGHVQRFEVNIAGQPFACRLDGVALLKSTTYNAFGQVEIERAGNDVLSTACYSPVDGRLCRLNAEKAGGKMLQDLNYQYDPVGNIERIEDLAQPVQWFAQQRIQALSTYTYDSLYQLTNATGRESASQIIGPGLPWLEIFGAVDDSRWRNYSQTYTYDSGGNLTRLKHEAGAGNVYAREMVVDECSNRSIFKDDSPIEFDKAFDANGNGQALTPGQLMKWDSRNQLCQVTQVQRDEPDGQDDDVETYVYDGSGQRVRKVRRAKTRGGEQVSEVLYLPGLEIRTRTSGETMHTVVAQAGRNDVRLLHWEDGLRKGIDNDQLRYSLSDHLGSSALELDQNAELVCQESYYPYGGTAWWAAKSASEAKYKTVRYSGKERDATGLYYYGFRYYAPWLQRWINPDPAGDIDGLNLYRMVRNNPVSLQDENGFSPDVDILEKFESPGAFYERTGREFLYRAIRTMESEKLHPETGDKGKLPPDGDAFPELKDKHLERAAKYRSMKTWEGGDIVSTGPELKRLPLQHVSGDNQQSQYISTGTRGAAAYNTVYNWNSKGVGKERRKRPEKDWDPIIKIDVKKLDSGTKIYDMQQEGLKDRDRSDIGQLAEADAEVLISNKINASAIVSVFTNSADYNKFLEEYFPPAKSDGAAASPLVNKIKRSERGGSRRTVSESVADAPVEVFKKRAPIKPQSFRKRRLSS, encoded by the coding sequence ATGCTCACCTACCTGTATCAGCACACCCCTTCGCTAACGGTCATTGATCCACGCGGCTTGCCTGCGCGCACCATTGCTTACCATCGACGGGATGTTGAGGAGGACATCGCTGCGCATGTCCATCGCCAGGTGTTCAATGCCATGGGTCACCTGAGCCAACAATGGGATCCGCGTTTGCTTGAGCTGAGTGAGATTGCGGTCGGGGTTCAACCCAATCAAACCACACTGCATAGCCTCAGTGGGCAAGTGCTGCAATCAGAGAGTGTTGATGCCGGCTGGCGGGTTACCTGTTATGACGCTGCAGGGTTGTTGTGTGATAGTTGGGACGGCCGCGAAATCCATAGGCGCTATCACTACGATGAGCGCATGCGTCCTGTGAGCGTGTTTGAGCATGCCCTTGAGCAATGTGTGGAGCGTTTCACCTATGCGGGGTCTGACGAGGAAGACGCCCGTAATAACCGCAGCGGCCGACTGATTCGCCATGACGATCAGGCGGGCAGCTTATGGTATGAGCATTATGGCTTATTGACCCAGCCGCTGACTGAAACACGTCGCTTCTGCAAATCGCTGACGCCTCCCAACTGGCCAGCGTCCGAAGCGGATCTGCAAGACAAGACGTATACCACGCACTGGCGTCACGATGCTTTAGGCGCTGTAGTCGAGCGAACTGATGCGCTCGGTCATGTGCAGCGTTTTGAAGTCAATATTGCGGGCCAGCCCTTTGCTTGCCGTCTGGACGGTGTAGCGTTACTCAAAAGCACGACCTACAACGCTTTTGGCCAGGTTGAGATCGAGCGGGCAGGCAATGATGTGCTCAGCACGGCTTGTTACTCGCCGGTGGACGGTCGGCTGTGTCGCCTCAACGCTGAAAAGGCGGGTGGCAAAATGCTGCAGGACTTGAACTACCAATACGATCCAGTAGGCAATATCGAGCGTATTGAAGACCTCGCTCAGCCGGTTCAATGGTTTGCCCAGCAGCGTATTCAGGCACTGAGTACTTACACCTATGACTCGCTGTACCAACTGACCAACGCTACTGGCCGTGAAAGTGCCAGCCAGATTATCGGCCCCGGCCTGCCGTGGCTGGAGATCTTTGGTGCGGTGGATGACAGTCGTTGGCGTAATTACAGCCAAACCTACACCTACGACAGCGGCGGCAACTTGACTCGACTCAAGCACGAGGCCGGGGCTGGCAACGTCTACGCCCGTGAGATGGTGGTCGACGAGTGCAGTAATCGCAGCATTTTCAAGGATGATTCACCCATTGAATTTGACAAGGCATTTGATGCCAACGGCAACGGGCAGGCCTTGACGCCGGGACAGCTCATGAAGTGGGATAGCCGCAACCAATTGTGCCAGGTCACCCAAGTACAGCGTGATGAACCAGATGGCCAAGACGACGATGTTGAAACCTACGTCTATGACGGCAGCGGTCAGCGTGTGCGCAAAGTGCGTCGCGCCAAAACCCGTGGCGGCGAGCAGGTCAGTGAAGTGCTCTACCTGCCCGGGTTGGAGATTCGTACACGCACATCGGGTGAGACGATGCATACAGTCGTTGCCCAGGCAGGCCGCAATGATGTGCGACTTTTGCACTGGGAGGATGGGCTACGTAAAGGGATTGATAACGATCAATTGCGTTACAGCCTCAGTGATCACCTGGGCAGCAGCGCGCTAGAGCTGGATCAAAATGCCGAATTGGTCTGCCAGGAAAGTTACTACCCTTATGGCGGCACGGCCTGGTGGGCGGCGAAAAGTGCAAGCGAGGCGAAATACAAAACGGTGCGTTACTCTGGAAAAGAGCGAGATGCAACGGGGCTGTATTACTACGGCTTCCGTTATTACGCGCCATGGTTGCAACGCTGGATTAATCCAGACCCGGCGGGGGATATTGATGGGCTTAACCTGTATCGGATGGTCAGGAATAATCCGGTGAGTTTGCAGGATGAAAATGGATTTAGCCCTGATGTCGATATTCTTGAGAAATTTGAAAGTCCCGGTGCTTTTTATGAAAGAACCGGTCGGGAATTTTTGTATCGCGCGATTCGTACTATGGAAAGCGAGAAACTACACCCGGAGACTGGGGATAAGGGAAAATTACCTCCTGATGGAGACGCTTTTCCAGAGCTTAAAGATAAACACCTTGAACGTGCTGCAAAATATAGATCAATGAAAACCTGGGAGGGAGGTGACATAGTATCTACAGGTCCTGAGCTAAAGCGGCTGCCTCTTCAGCATGTATCTGGGGATAATCAGCAGTCACAATATATATCAACAGGCACCCGAGGAGCCGCTGCATATAACACAGTGTATAATTGGAATTCAAAGGGTGTGGGCAAGGAACGACGTAAAAGACCAGAAAAAGACTGGGATCCAATTATAAAAATTGATGTCAAGAAGTTGGATTCAGGAACTAAAATTTATGATATGCAGCAGGAGGGCTTAAAAGACCGTGATAGGTCAGATATCGGCCAGCTTGCTGAGGCGGATGCGGAAGTTCTTATATCAAATAAAATAAATGCCTCAGCCATTGTTAGCGTATTTACGAACAGCGCAGATTATAATAAATTTTTAGAAGAGTATTTTCCGCCCGCCAAGTCGGATGGCGCTGCAGCTTCTCCGCTAGTGAATAAAATTAAGCGATCTGAAAGGGGGGGGTCAAGGCGAACTGTCAGTGAGAGCGTTGCTGATGCACCTGTCGAAGTATTTAAGAAAAGAGCGCCTATCAAACCTCAAAGTTTCCGAAAGCGTCGGTTGAGTTCTTGA
- a CDS encoding LysR substrate-binding domain-containing protein yields the protein MQDLNDLFYFARVVEAGGFAAAGRLLGIPKSRLSRRIAELEERLGTRLLQRTTRQLKLTAVGERYLRHCQAMLLEAEMADEAVASMTSEPRGRLRVSCPVGLAHSLLPQVISQFLELYPQVQLDMVLLNRRVDLITEGIDVALRVRDLGDEDPALVTRRLRQAQMYLVAAPAFAARHAPVTPEDLSGLPMLGAVDADRLVHLRLLDSRGHKHELAMEARLAIDDFLVRKAAAVAGLGFTALPIMHCEEELARGELVRLLPDWSLPGGYLQAVYPHRRGLLPAVRVWIDHLVTAFADCGERYV from the coding sequence ATGCAAGACCTCAATGATCTCTTCTACTTCGCCAGGGTGGTCGAAGCCGGTGGTTTTGCCGCCGCCGGACGCTTGCTCGGGATCCCCAAATCACGGCTGTCGCGGCGTATCGCCGAGCTGGAAGAACGCCTGGGCACACGCCTGTTGCAGCGCACCACTCGCCAGCTAAAGTTGACGGCGGTGGGCGAGCGCTACCTGCGTCACTGTCAGGCCATGCTGCTGGAAGCGGAGATGGCCGACGAGGCGGTAGCCAGCATGACCAGCGAGCCCCGAGGCCGTCTGCGGGTGTCGTGCCCGGTGGGTTTGGCGCACTCGCTTTTACCGCAGGTGATCAGCCAATTTCTCGAACTGTATCCGCAGGTGCAGCTGGACATGGTCCTGCTCAACCGCCGCGTTGACCTGATCACCGAAGGCATCGACGTGGCCCTGCGTGTGCGCGATCTGGGCGATGAAGACCCGGCCCTGGTCACCCGCCGCCTGCGCCAGGCACAAATGTACCTGGTGGCAGCGCCGGCGTTTGCCGCTCGCCATGCCCCGGTCACGCCCGAAGACCTCAGCGGCCTGCCGATGCTCGGTGCTGTGGACGCCGACCGCCTGGTTCACCTGCGCCTGCTCGACAGCCGTGGCCACAAGCACGAGCTGGCCATGGAAGCACGCCTGGCGATTGACGACTTTCTCGTGCGCAAGGCGGCAGCAGTGGCTGGCCTGGGCTTTACCGCCCTGCCGATCATGCACTGTGAGGAGGAACTGGCCCGTGGCGAGCTGGTGCGGCTGCTGCCAGACTGGTCACTGCCCGGGGGCTATCTGCAAGCGGTCTATCCTCATCGGCGCGGCCTGCTGCCTGCTGTGCGGGTATGGATCGACCATCTGGTGACGGCGTTTGCCGACTGTGGGGAACGTTATGTCTAA
- a CDS encoding MmcQ/YjbR family DNA-binding protein, with the protein MSKGKMSEAQVADFCLSLPGAREDYKWGGVRVFSIAGNKMFAVLDLAGAGLSFKVDSDLFLGYADRPGVRPAPYLARAHWISMTPPYPMGHEELCDLLQRSHQLVVRRLPKRLQPGLLI; encoded by the coding sequence ATGTCTAAGGGCAAGATGAGTGAAGCGCAGGTGGCGGACTTTTGCCTGAGCCTGCCCGGTGCACGGGAAGACTACAAATGGGGCGGTGTGCGGGTGTTCTCGATCGCCGGCAACAAGATGTTTGCGGTACTGGATCTGGCCGGCGCCGGCTTGTCATTCAAAGTCGACAGTGACCTGTTCCTTGGTTACGCCGACCGCCCCGGCGTGCGCCCGGCGCCGTACCTGGCGCGGGCTCACTGGATCAGTATGACGCCCCCTTACCCTATGGGCCACGAGGAACTCTGCGACCTGCTGCAGCGCTCCCACCAACTGGTGGTCAGGCGCCTGCCAAAGCGCCTGCAGCCGGGCCTGCTTATTTGA
- a CDS encoding DUF1294 domain-containing protein, with protein sequence MSRSQPSARRANSASSAVQHPRSKLLVFVGLCLLPLGGALQMLISGQSWLPAVAYPLASLVSFALYWRDKQQARTQGWRTPEKVLHASELCGGWPGALLAQQAFRHKTRKLSFQLSFWAIVALHQLFWIDHLLLGGRWLGSALAPLLK encoded by the coding sequence ATGAGCCGCTCACAACCCTCCGCCCGGCGTGCGAATAGCGCAAGTTCCGCCGTTCAGCACCCGCGTAGCAAACTGTTGGTCTTCGTCGGTCTGTGCCTGTTGCCACTGGGTGGGGCGTTGCAGATGCTGATCAGTGGGCAGTCCTGGCTGCCAGCAGTGGCTTATCCGCTGGCCAGCCTGGTGAGTTTTGCGCTGTATTGGCGTGACAAGCAGCAGGCACGCACTCAGGGCTGGCGCACCCCGGAAAAGGTGCTGCATGCCAGCGAGTTGTGCGGCGGCTGGCCCGGGGCGCTGCTGGCTCAGCAGGCTTTTCGGCATAAAACCCGCAAACTGTCGTTTCAGCTGAGTTTCTGGGCTATTGTCGCCCTGCATCAGTTGTTCTGGATTGACCACCTGTTACTCGGTGGCCGCTGGCTGGGCAGCGCCCTGGCGCCGCTGCTCAAATAA
- a CDS encoding undecaprenyl-diphosphate phosphatase, translated as MDLWTGLQAVILGVIEGLTEFLPISSTGHQIIVADLINFGGERAMAFNIIIQLGAILAVVWEFRRKIFDVVLGLPKEQQAQRFTANLLIAFMPAVVLGVLFADLIHHYLFNPITVAAALVVGGVIMLWAERRQHVIKVDQVDDMRWSDALKIGFVQCLAMIPGTSRSGSTIIGGLLFGLSRKAATEFSFFLAMPTMVGAAVYSGYKYRDLFQPGDFPVFAIGFVVSFIFAMIAVRGLLRFIANHSYAMFAWYRIVFGLIILATWQFGWVDWATAQG; from the coding sequence ATGGATCTTTGGACTGGCCTGCAGGCCGTCATTTTGGGTGTTATTGAAGGCTTGACCGAGTTCTTGCCGATTTCCAGTACCGGTCACCAGATCATTGTCGCGGACCTGATCAATTTCGGTGGTGAGCGGGCGATGGCCTTCAACATCATCATTCAGCTGGGCGCGATCCTTGCCGTGGTCTGGGAGTTTCGCCGCAAGATCTTCGATGTGGTGCTGGGCTTGCCCAAAGAGCAGCAGGCGCAACGTTTCACCGCCAACCTGCTGATCGCCTTTATGCCCGCAGTGGTCCTGGGGGTGCTGTTTGCCGACCTGATTCACCATTACCTGTTCAACCCCATCACCGTAGCTGCCGCCCTGGTAGTGGGTGGGGTGATCATGCTTTGGGCCGAGCGTCGACAGCATGTGATCAAGGTCGACCAGGTCGATGACATGCGCTGGTCCGACGCGCTGAAGATCGGTTTTGTCCAGTGCCTGGCGATGATCCCGGGGACTTCGCGTTCCGGCTCGACGATCATTGGCGGCCTGCTGTTCGGTTTGTCACGCAAGGCGGCGACCGAATTCTCGTTCTTCCTGGCCATGCCGACCATGGTCGGTGCAGCGGTGTACTCGGGCTACAAGTACCGCGATCTGTTCCAGCCTGGCGACTTTCCGGTATTTGCCATTGGCTTCGTGGTCTCGTTCATCTTTGCCATGATCGCTGTACGCGGGCTGCTGCGTTTCATTGCCAACCATAGCTATGCCATGTTCGCCTGGTACCGGATCGTCTTCGGCTTGATCATCCTGGCGACCTGGCAGTTCGGCTGGGTCGACTGGGCCACGGCGCAAGGTTGA
- a CDS encoding methyl-accepting chemotaxis protein — MEQVATAINEVTYAVQDVARNAEQASNEMRDAQHRAEQGQQSIHGSLQQIDQLSGTIDEAVRVIQTLASQSTRIGSVLEVIRSIAEQTNLLALNAAIEAARAGEQGRGFAVVADEVRLLAQRTQQSTAEIQSMIEHLQGQSEAAVKAIDASSTASRQTIEQANEAGVSLDAISQALHNLTALNASIASATLQQSHVVEEINRNVTETADLSRQTAAAAQQSSSAGVALNQLREQLDRLLGQFRV; from the coding sequence ATGGAGCAAGTAGCCACTGCAATCAATGAGGTGACCTACGCCGTGCAGGATGTCGCCAGGAATGCCGAGCAGGCCTCCAACGAAATGCGCGACGCCCAGCACCGTGCCGAACAGGGTCAGCAAAGTATCCATGGCAGCCTGCAGCAGATCGATCAGCTGTCAGGCACCATCGATGAAGCGGTCAGGGTGATCCAGACCCTGGCCAGCCAGAGCACACGGATCGGCAGCGTCCTGGAAGTGATTCGTTCGATTGCCGAACAGACCAACCTGCTGGCCCTGAACGCTGCCATCGAGGCGGCCCGGGCCGGCGAGCAAGGCCGTGGCTTTGCCGTGGTGGCCGATGAAGTGCGCCTGCTGGCCCAGCGCACCCAGCAATCGACAGCCGAAATCCAGAGCATGATCGAGCATTTGCAGGGGCAGTCGGAGGCGGCGGTCAAGGCTATCGATGCCAGCAGCACGGCTTCGCGCCAGACCATCGAACAGGCCAACGAGGCAGGCGTCAGTCTGGACGCCATCAGTCAGGCCTTGCACAACCTCACTGCCCTCAACGCCTCGATAGCCAGTGCCACACTGCAACAGTCGCATGTGGTCGAAGAGATCAACCGCAACGTCACTGAAACTGCTGACTTGTCGCGCCAGACCGCAGCAGCGGCGCAGCAGTCGAGCAGCGCCGGGGTGGCGCTGAACCAGTTGCGTGAGCAGTTGGACCGGTTGCTGGGGCAGTTCCGGGTGTAG
- the pnuC gene encoding nicotinamide riboside transporter PnuC — MSGLELFAAVLGVIAVWLTTKQNPWCWPIGLVMVLLYSWIFFEVRLYSDMLLQLVYAVLQLYGWWQWTRPDSQREARQVTHLGIQAVLFGLGLGLLGSLALGAAMASWTDAAQPWLDAALTGFSLVAQLWMAQKRVQCWPLWIVLDVIFVGLFLYKALFLTAALYALFTLIAVQGWRAWRRDPALVNA, encoded by the coding sequence ATGTCCGGCCTCGAACTGTTCGCCGCCGTGCTCGGCGTTATCGCCGTGTGGCTCACGACCAAACAGAACCCCTGGTGCTGGCCTATCGGCCTGGTGATGGTGCTGCTCTATAGCTGGATCTTCTTTGAAGTACGCCTGTATTCGGACATGCTTCTGCAACTGGTCTATGCCGTGCTGCAGCTCTATGGCTGGTGGCAATGGACGCGCCCGGACAGCCAGCGCGAAGCCCGTCAGGTAACCCACCTGGGTATCCAGGCGGTGCTGTTCGGACTCGGCCTGGGTCTGCTGGGCAGTCTGGCGCTGGGCGCAGCCATGGCCAGCTGGACCGATGCCGCGCAACCCTGGCTGGATGCGGCGCTGACCGGCTTCAGCCTGGTTGCGCAGCTGTGGATGGCACAGAAGCGCGTGCAGTGCTGGCCGCTATGGATCGTGCTGGACGTGATCTTCGTCGGCCTGTTCCTCTACAAAGCGCTCTTCCTGACTGCAGCCCTCTATGCCCTGTTCACCTTGATCGCCGTGCAGGGTTGGCGTGCCTGGCGCCGCGATCCGGCGTTGGTCAACGCATGA
- a CDS encoding AAA family ATPase has product MKVLVLSGPESSGKSWLSHEIQAHFGGELVDEYVRHFIDEHRRDTCYADIPAIARGQLAWEDAARAHQPELLILDTHLLSNLLWSRVLFGDCPAWIEQALLTRRYDLHLLLDPAGVGWVGDGQRCQPALEQRQAFFADSLDWLQRNHQPVQVIGGDWPQRSTAALKAVQQLLNGKSPVCATEC; this is encoded by the coding sequence ATGAAAGTCCTGGTCCTGAGTGGTCCCGAGTCCAGCGGCAAGAGCTGGTTGAGCCATGAAATCCAGGCCCACTTCGGTGGGGAACTGGTCGATGAGTATGTACGTCACTTTATCGACGAACACCGCCGCGACACCTGTTATGCCGATATTCCGGCAATCGCTCGCGGCCAGCTGGCCTGGGAAGACGCCGCCCGTGCCCACCAGCCCGAACTGTTGATTCTCGACACGCACCTGTTGAGTAACCTGCTCTGGAGCCGGGTACTGTTCGGTGATTGCCCGGCCTGGATCGAACAGGCCCTGCTGACGCGCCGCTATGACCTACACTTGCTGCTCGACCCTGCGGGTGTCGGCTGGGTCGGTGATGGTCAGCGCTGCCAACCCGCACTGGAACAACGTCAGGCCTTTTTTGCTGACAGCCTCGACTGGCTGCAGCGCAATCACCAGCCTGTGCAGGTCATTGGCGGCGACTGGCCCCAGCGCAGCACGGCAGCCCTCAAAGCCGTGCAGCAGTTACTCAATGGCAAATCCCCGGTATGCGCCACCGAGTGTTAG
- a CDS encoding C39 family peptidase, protein MRIIALAFLLCLASQSEAAQMPLAVLPGGAVIYKPIQSVRERKFADLVQQKTDFSCGAAALATILRQAYWLDVNEEQIIEGMLAHADQDLVRVQGFSMLDMKRYVESLGMRARGYRVATDTLQSIRIPVVVLMDVRGYKHFVVMQKVHNGWVYIGDPVLGHKRYSLDDFVKGWNGIIFAVIGKGYDKTNALLDPPMPLTAKNRVNTFSPVQDAELMDFGFIQSDFF, encoded by the coding sequence ATGCGTATTATCGCCTTGGCGTTTTTGCTTTGCCTGGCCAGCCAGAGCGAAGCGGCCCAGATGCCACTTGCCGTGTTGCCGGGTGGTGCGGTGATATACAAGCCCATCCAGAGTGTACGTGAGCGCAAATTCGCCGACCTGGTGCAACAGAAAACTGACTTCAGTTGCGGCGCTGCGGCGCTGGCGACCATATTGCGTCAAGCCTACTGGCTGGATGTAAATGAAGAACAGATCATCGAGGGCATGCTGGCACACGCCGATCAGGATCTCGTCCGCGTTCAAGGCTTCTCTATGCTCGACATGAAGCGCTACGTGGAGAGCCTGGGCATGCGTGCCCGTGGTTACCGGGTGGCAACCGACACCTTGCAGAGTATCCGCATTCCGGTGGTGGTGTTAATGGATGTCCGTGGCTACAAACACTTTGTGGTCATGCAGAAAGTCCACAATGGCTGGGTGTATATCGGTGATCCGGTGCTCGGTCATAAACGCTACTCGCTCGACGACTTCGTCAAAGGCTGGAACGGCATTATCTTCGCCGTCATCGGCAAGGGTTACGACAAAACCAATGCCTTGCTCGACCCGCCCATGCCGCTGACCGCCAAGAACCGCGTCAACACCTTCAGCCCGGTGCAAGACGCAGAGTTGATGGATTTCGGATTCATCCAAAGCGACTTCTTCTAA